In one window of Macrotis lagotis isolate mMagLag1 chromosome 5, bilby.v1.9.chrom.fasta, whole genome shotgun sequence DNA:
- the MTMR11 gene encoding myotubularin-related protein 11 isoform X1, translating to MEPGRCGGGGRGRSFNIPPQKEPDMGLLRPKSTQVSGMEESRSPQTSSCPAVPCLPGEKILAWAPGVRKGLEPELPGTLICTNLRVLFRPQGWQGRQDSVLSSDYDFALSNIGRLEAVSGLGRPQILRPGTLLKFMPDEILIHGRDFRLLRVGFGEGGLEPLAFRVAMAILQARAQNSQAQQYEGMTLNKASCGLGPSEPPVPLLETLDDWEAERRKHGARGWRVSTVNERFDVSTSLPRYFWVPRRTLDNEVRKAFGHFHQGRGPRLSWHHPGGSDLLRSGGFYEASDPNKEDIRAVELLLQAGHSDIVLVDTVDDLPSLADIQLAHLRLRALCLPDAAEEKWLSGLEGTRWLDHVRSCLRKASDISVLVTSRVRSVVLQEQGDRDLNGLLSSLVQLLSAPGARTLHGLQTIVQQEWVAAGHPFLTRLGGSGGSEEAPVFLLFLDCLWQLVHQFPAEFEFSEFFLLALHDSVRVPDTPTFLKDTPWERAKQNGQFSSYNQVHTSGSPQSPVGNLVPRPLTVWDWGLRYSHKEILQFYNPYYEPHHCSDSYPLKEQPTPVSPGPPRSILHFSRGTLTPLTQLCPWRDGFSSLLSSSRWLLRHNASSDSLADQEWGLPPHWGPSPLPPGLLLPGFLGPQIKLWRRCYLRGRPEFQMGLSAPTVSGLLDELAQLQELLRAHLKTKDPETPLSPSR from the exons ATGGAGCCAGGGAGATGTGGtggggggggccggggccggagttTCAACATCCCCCCCCAGAAGGAGCCCGACATGGGG CTCTTACGCCCCAAGTCCACGCAGGTGAGTGGAATGGAAGAGTCAAGGAGCCCACAGACTAGCAGCTGCCCGGCTGTTCCGTGTCTCCCAG GGGAAAAGATCTTGGCCTGGGCACCAGGAGTGAGAAAGGGGCTAGAACCCGAATTGCCTGGGACCCTCATATGCACCAATCTGAGAGTACTGTTCCGCCCCCAAGGCTGGCAAGGGAGGCAG GACTCTGTACTGAGCAGTGACTATGACTTTGCTCTCAGCAACATTGGACGGTTGGAAGCTG TAAGTGGCTTAGGCAGGCCCCAGATCCTTCGTCCAGGGACTCTGCTCAAGTTCATGCCTGATGAAATCCTAATTCATGGACGAGACTTCCGGCTTCTGAGAGTTGGATTTGGAGAAGGGGGACTGGAGCCCCTTGCCTTTAGG GTGGCCATGGCAATTCTCCAGGCTAGAGCCCAAAACAGTCAAGCCCAACAGTATGAAGGAATGACTCTGAACAAAGCTT cCTGTGGGCTGGGTCCTAGTGAGCCACCTGTTCCCCTCTTAGAGACCCTTGATGACTGGGAGGCTGAACGGAGGAAGCATGGAGCCAGAGGCTGGAGGGTCAGCACAGTAAATGAGAGGTTCGATGTATCTACCAG TCTCCCTCGATACTTCTGGGTCCCTAGACGGACGCTGGACAACGAAGTCAGAAAAGCATTTGGTCACTTCCATCAGGGCCGTGGACCG CGTCTATCCTGGCATCACCCTGGAGGCAGTGATCTTCTCCGTTCTGGTGGCTTTTATGAAGCCAGTGATCCTAATAAGGAGGATATCAG GGCAGTGGAGTTACTACTCCAGGCCGGGCATTCAGATATTGTCCTGGTGGATACCGTGGATGACTTACCCAGCCTTGCAGATATCCAGCTTGCCCACTTGAGACTTCGGGCCCTCTGCCTGCCTG ATGCAGCTGAGGAAAAATGGCTTTCAGGTCTGGAGGGAACAAGATGGCTGGACCATGTCAG ATCCTGTCTGCGAAAGGCCAGCGACATCTCTGTGCTTGTGACTTCTAGGGTCCGGTCTGTAGTTCTTCAAG AACAAGGTGATCGTGACCTCAATGGCCTCCTCTCTTCACTTGTCCAGCTGCTCTCAGCCCCTGGAGCTCGGACTTTGCATGGCCTCCAGACCATTGTCCAGCAGGAGTGGGTGGCAGCTGGACACCCTTTCCTGACCCGTCTGGGAGGATCTGGGGGAAGTGAGGAG GCCCcagtcttccttcttttccttgacTGCCTCTGGCAGCTGGTTCATCAGTTTCCAGCCGAGTTtgaattctctgaattcttcctcCTGGCCCTTCATGATAGCGTCAGGGTTCCTGACACTCCTACCTTCCTGAAAGACACGCCCTGGGAACGGGCAAAGCAGAACGGGCAG tTCAGCTCCTATAACCAGGTCCATACATCAGGATCCCCTCAGTCTCCAGTTGGAAACCTTGTTCCCAGACCACTGACAGTCTGGGACTGGGGTCTTCGATATAGCCATAAGGAGATACTTCAGTTCTATAACCCCTATTATGAACCACATCACTGCTCAGATTCCTATCCTCTTAAAGAACAG CCAACTCCAGTGTCTCCTGGCCCTCCACGATCTATACTACACTTTTCTCGAGGAACACTCACCCCGCTGACCCAGCTCTGTCCTTGGCGGGATGGTTTTTCCTCTCTGTTATCCTCATCACGATGGCTCCTCCGACACAATGCATCCTCGGACAGTTTGGCTGACCAGGAGTGGGGACTCCCTCCTCACTGGGGACCTTCCCCTTTGCCTCCAGGACTTCTGTTGCCTGGATTCTTGGGACCCCAGATCAAACTCTGGAGACGCTGCTACCTAAGGGGGCGACCTGAGTTCCAG atgggACTGTCAGCCCCAACAGTCTCTGGACTTTTGGATGAGCTGGCCCAACTCCAGGAGCTGCTGAGGGCTCATTTGAAGACCAAAGACCCAGAAACCCCCCTGTCTCCCTCCCGATGA
- the MTMR11 gene encoding myotubularin-related protein 11 isoform X3: MEPGRCGGGGRGRSFNIPPQKEPDMGLLRPKSTQVSGMEESRSPQTSSCPAVPCLPGEKILAWAPGVRKGLEPELPGTLICTNLRVLFRPQGWQGRQDSVLSSDYDFALSNIGRLEAVSGLGRPQILRPGTLLKFMPDEILIHGRDFRLLRVGFGEGGLEPLAFRVAMAILQARAQNSQAQQYEGMTLNKASCGLGPSEPPVPLLETLDDWEAERRKHGARGWRVSTVNERFDVSTSLPRYFWVPRRTLDNEVRKAFGHFHQGRGPRLSWHHPGGSDLLRSGGFYEASDPNKEDIRAVELLLQAGHSDIVLVDTVDDLPSLADIQLAHLRLRALCLPDAAEEKWLSGLEGTRWLDHVRSCLRKASDISVLVTSRVRSVVLQEQGDRDLNGLLSSLVQLLSAPGARTLHGLQTIVQQEWVAAGHPFLTRLGGSGGSEEAPVFLLFLDCLWQLVHQFPAEFEFSEFFLLALHDSVRVPDTPTFLKDTPWERAKQNGQFSSYNQVHTSGSPQSPVGNLVPRPLTVWDWGLRYSHKEILQFYNPYYEPHHCSDSYPLKEQDFCCLDSWDPRSNSGDAAT; the protein is encoded by the exons ATGGAGCCAGGGAGATGTGGtggggggggccggggccggagttTCAACATCCCCCCCCAGAAGGAGCCCGACATGGGG CTCTTACGCCCCAAGTCCACGCAGGTGAGTGGAATGGAAGAGTCAAGGAGCCCACAGACTAGCAGCTGCCCGGCTGTTCCGTGTCTCCCAG GGGAAAAGATCTTGGCCTGGGCACCAGGAGTGAGAAAGGGGCTAGAACCCGAATTGCCTGGGACCCTCATATGCACCAATCTGAGAGTACTGTTCCGCCCCCAAGGCTGGCAAGGGAGGCAG GACTCTGTACTGAGCAGTGACTATGACTTTGCTCTCAGCAACATTGGACGGTTGGAAGCTG TAAGTGGCTTAGGCAGGCCCCAGATCCTTCGTCCAGGGACTCTGCTCAAGTTCATGCCTGATGAAATCCTAATTCATGGACGAGACTTCCGGCTTCTGAGAGTTGGATTTGGAGAAGGGGGACTGGAGCCCCTTGCCTTTAGG GTGGCCATGGCAATTCTCCAGGCTAGAGCCCAAAACAGTCAAGCCCAACAGTATGAAGGAATGACTCTGAACAAAGCTT cCTGTGGGCTGGGTCCTAGTGAGCCACCTGTTCCCCTCTTAGAGACCCTTGATGACTGGGAGGCTGAACGGAGGAAGCATGGAGCCAGAGGCTGGAGGGTCAGCACAGTAAATGAGAGGTTCGATGTATCTACCAG TCTCCCTCGATACTTCTGGGTCCCTAGACGGACGCTGGACAACGAAGTCAGAAAAGCATTTGGTCACTTCCATCAGGGCCGTGGACCG CGTCTATCCTGGCATCACCCTGGAGGCAGTGATCTTCTCCGTTCTGGTGGCTTTTATGAAGCCAGTGATCCTAATAAGGAGGATATCAG GGCAGTGGAGTTACTACTCCAGGCCGGGCATTCAGATATTGTCCTGGTGGATACCGTGGATGACTTACCCAGCCTTGCAGATATCCAGCTTGCCCACTTGAGACTTCGGGCCCTCTGCCTGCCTG ATGCAGCTGAGGAAAAATGGCTTTCAGGTCTGGAGGGAACAAGATGGCTGGACCATGTCAG ATCCTGTCTGCGAAAGGCCAGCGACATCTCTGTGCTTGTGACTTCTAGGGTCCGGTCTGTAGTTCTTCAAG AACAAGGTGATCGTGACCTCAATGGCCTCCTCTCTTCACTTGTCCAGCTGCTCTCAGCCCCTGGAGCTCGGACTTTGCATGGCCTCCAGACCATTGTCCAGCAGGAGTGGGTGGCAGCTGGACACCCTTTCCTGACCCGTCTGGGAGGATCTGGGGGAAGTGAGGAG GCCCcagtcttccttcttttccttgacTGCCTCTGGCAGCTGGTTCATCAGTTTCCAGCCGAGTTtgaattctctgaattcttcctcCTGGCCCTTCATGATAGCGTCAGGGTTCCTGACACTCCTACCTTCCTGAAAGACACGCCCTGGGAACGGGCAAAGCAGAACGGGCAG tTCAGCTCCTATAACCAGGTCCATACATCAGGATCCCCTCAGTCTCCAGTTGGAAACCTTGTTCCCAGACCACTGACAGTCTGGGACTGGGGTCTTCGATATAGCCATAAGGAGATACTTCAGTTCTATAACCCCTATTATGAACCACATCACTGCTCAGATTCCTATCCTCTTAAAGAACAG GACTTCTGTTGCCTGGATTCTTGGGACCCCAGATCAAACTCTGGAGACGCTGCTACCTAA
- the MTMR11 gene encoding myotubularin-related protein 11 isoform X2, whose translation MVDLGEKILAWAPGVRKGLEPELPGTLICTNLRVLFRPQGWQGRQDSVLSSDYDFALSNIGRLEAVSGLGRPQILRPGTLLKFMPDEILIHGRDFRLLRVGFGEGGLEPLAFRVAMAILQARAQNSQAQQYEGMTLNKASCGLGPSEPPVPLLETLDDWEAERRKHGARGWRVSTVNERFDVSTSLPRYFWVPRRTLDNEVRKAFGHFHQGRGPRLSWHHPGGSDLLRSGGFYEASDPNKEDIRAVELLLQAGHSDIVLVDTVDDLPSLADIQLAHLRLRALCLPDAAEEKWLSGLEGTRWLDHVRSCLRKASDISVLVTSRVRSVVLQEQGDRDLNGLLSSLVQLLSAPGARTLHGLQTIVQQEWVAAGHPFLTRLGGSGGSEEAPVFLLFLDCLWQLVHQFPAEFEFSEFFLLALHDSVRVPDTPTFLKDTPWERAKQNGQFSSYNQVHTSGSPQSPVGNLVPRPLTVWDWGLRYSHKEILQFYNPYYEPHHCSDSYPLKEQPTPVSPGPPRSILHFSRGTLTPLTQLCPWRDGFSSLLSSSRWLLRHNASSDSLADQEWGLPPHWGPSPLPPGLLLPGFLGPQIKLWRRCYLRGRPEFQMGLSAPTVSGLLDELAQLQELLRAHLKTKDPETPLSPSR comes from the exons ATGGTGGACCTGG GGGAAAAGATCTTGGCCTGGGCACCAGGAGTGAGAAAGGGGCTAGAACCCGAATTGCCTGGGACCCTCATATGCACCAATCTGAGAGTACTGTTCCGCCCCCAAGGCTGGCAAGGGAGGCAG GACTCTGTACTGAGCAGTGACTATGACTTTGCTCTCAGCAACATTGGACGGTTGGAAGCTG TAAGTGGCTTAGGCAGGCCCCAGATCCTTCGTCCAGGGACTCTGCTCAAGTTCATGCCTGATGAAATCCTAATTCATGGACGAGACTTCCGGCTTCTGAGAGTTGGATTTGGAGAAGGGGGACTGGAGCCCCTTGCCTTTAGG GTGGCCATGGCAATTCTCCAGGCTAGAGCCCAAAACAGTCAAGCCCAACAGTATGAAGGAATGACTCTGAACAAAGCTT cCTGTGGGCTGGGTCCTAGTGAGCCACCTGTTCCCCTCTTAGAGACCCTTGATGACTGGGAGGCTGAACGGAGGAAGCATGGAGCCAGAGGCTGGAGGGTCAGCACAGTAAATGAGAGGTTCGATGTATCTACCAG TCTCCCTCGATACTTCTGGGTCCCTAGACGGACGCTGGACAACGAAGTCAGAAAAGCATTTGGTCACTTCCATCAGGGCCGTGGACCG CGTCTATCCTGGCATCACCCTGGAGGCAGTGATCTTCTCCGTTCTGGTGGCTTTTATGAAGCCAGTGATCCTAATAAGGAGGATATCAG GGCAGTGGAGTTACTACTCCAGGCCGGGCATTCAGATATTGTCCTGGTGGATACCGTGGATGACTTACCCAGCCTTGCAGATATCCAGCTTGCCCACTTGAGACTTCGGGCCCTCTGCCTGCCTG ATGCAGCTGAGGAAAAATGGCTTTCAGGTCTGGAGGGAACAAGATGGCTGGACCATGTCAG ATCCTGTCTGCGAAAGGCCAGCGACATCTCTGTGCTTGTGACTTCTAGGGTCCGGTCTGTAGTTCTTCAAG AACAAGGTGATCGTGACCTCAATGGCCTCCTCTCTTCACTTGTCCAGCTGCTCTCAGCCCCTGGAGCTCGGACTTTGCATGGCCTCCAGACCATTGTCCAGCAGGAGTGGGTGGCAGCTGGACACCCTTTCCTGACCCGTCTGGGAGGATCTGGGGGAAGTGAGGAG GCCCcagtcttccttcttttccttgacTGCCTCTGGCAGCTGGTTCATCAGTTTCCAGCCGAGTTtgaattctctgaattcttcctcCTGGCCCTTCATGATAGCGTCAGGGTTCCTGACACTCCTACCTTCCTGAAAGACACGCCCTGGGAACGGGCAAAGCAGAACGGGCAG tTCAGCTCCTATAACCAGGTCCATACATCAGGATCCCCTCAGTCTCCAGTTGGAAACCTTGTTCCCAGACCACTGACAGTCTGGGACTGGGGTCTTCGATATAGCCATAAGGAGATACTTCAGTTCTATAACCCCTATTATGAACCACATCACTGCTCAGATTCCTATCCTCTTAAAGAACAG CCAACTCCAGTGTCTCCTGGCCCTCCACGATCTATACTACACTTTTCTCGAGGAACACTCACCCCGCTGACCCAGCTCTGTCCTTGGCGGGATGGTTTTTCCTCTCTGTTATCCTCATCACGATGGCTCCTCCGACACAATGCATCCTCGGACAGTTTGGCTGACCAGGAGTGGGGACTCCCTCCTCACTGGGGACCTTCCCCTTTGCCTCCAGGACTTCTGTTGCCTGGATTCTTGGGACCCCAGATCAAACTCTGGAGACGCTGCTACCTAAGGGGGCGACCTGAGTTCCAG atgggACTGTCAGCCCCAACAGTCTCTGGACTTTTGGATGAGCTGGCCCAACTCCAGGAGCTGCTGAGGGCTCATTTGAAGACCAAAGACCCAGAAACCCCCCTGTCTCCCTCCCGATGA
- the SF3B4 gene encoding splicing factor 3B subunit 4 isoform X2, producing MAAGPISERNQDATVYVGGLDEKVSEPLLWELFLQAGPVVNTHMPKDRVTGQHQGYGFVEFLSEEDADYAIKIMNMIKLYGKPIRVNKASAHNKNLDVGANIFIGNLDPEIDEKLLYDTFSAFGVILQTPKIMRDPDTGNSKGYAFINFASFDASDAAIEAMNGQYLCNRPITVSYAFKKDSKGERHGSAAERLLAAQNPLSQADRPHQLFADAPPPPSAPNPVVSSLGSGLPPPGMPPPGSFPPPVPPPGALPPGIPPAMPPPPMPPGAGTHGPPSAGTPGAGHPGHGHSHPHPFPPGMSQMQLAHHGPHGLGHPHAGPPGSGGQPPPRPPPGMPHPGPPPMGMPPRGPPFGSPMGHPGPMPPHGMRGPPPLMPPHGYSGPPRPPPYGYQRGPLPPPRPSPRPPVPPRGPLRGPLPQ from the exons ATGGCGGCGGGGCCCATCTCCGAGAGGAACCAGG ATGCCACCGTGTACGTGGGGGGCCTGGACGAGAAGGTCAGCGAGCCGCTGCTCTGGGAGCTGTTCCTGCAGGCCGGGCCCGTGGTCAACACGCACATGCCCAAGGACAGGGTCACGGGCCAGCATCAAg GCTACGGCTTCGTGGAGTTCCTGAGCGAGGAGGACGCCGACTACGCCATCAAGATCATGAACATGATCAAGCTGTACGGGAAGCCCATCCGCGTGAACAAGGCCTCGGCGCACAACAAGAACCTGGACGTGGGCGCCAACATCTTCATCGGGAACCTGGACCCCGAGATCGACGAGAAGCTGCTCTACGACACCTTCAGCGCCTTCGGGGTGATCTTGCAGACCCCCAAGATCATGCGGGACCCCGACACCGGCAACTCCAAAGGCTACGCCTTCATCAATTTTGCTTCCTTCGACGCCTCGGACGCGGCCATCGAGGCCATGAACGGGCAGTACCTGTGCAACCGGCCCATCACCGTCTCGTACGCCTTCAAGAAGGACTCTAAGGGGGAGCGCCACGGCTCGGCCGCCGAGCGGCTCCTGGCCGCCCAGAACCCCCTGTCACAGGCCGATCGGCCGCACCAGCTCTTTGCCGacgccccacccccaccctctgcCCCCAACCCTGTGGTGTCTTCCTTGGGATCTGGGCTTCCTCCACCAG GCATGCCCCCACCAGGCTCATTCCCACCTCCAGTGCCACCTCCTGGAGCTCTTCCTCCAGGAATACCCCCAGCTATGCCTCCCCCACCTATGCCTCCTGGGGCAGGAACCCATGGCCCTCCATCAGCAGGAACCCCTGGGGCTGGACATCCTGGACATGGACACTCACATCCTCATCCATTCCCACCAG gtATGTCTCAGATGCAGCTCGCCCACCATGGTCCCCATGGCTTGGGACACCCCCATGCAGGACCCCCAGGTTCAGGGGGACAGCCTCCTCCACGACCACCACCAGGAATGCCACATCCTGGCCCCCCTCCAATGGGAATGCCACCCCGAGGACCCCCTTTTGGATCTCCCATGG GTCACCCAGGTCCTATGCCTCCCCATGGTATGCGAGGACCTCCTCCGTTAATGCCTCCCCATGGATACAGCGGTCCCCCTCGACCTCCACCCTATGGCTACCAAAGAGGACCTCTTCCTCCGCCTCGGCCTTCTCCACGTCCCCCAGTTCCCCCTCGTGGTCCACTTCGGGGTCCTCTTCCTCAATAG
- the SF3B4 gene encoding splicing factor 3B subunit 4 isoform X1: protein MAAGPISERNQDATVYVGGLDEKVSEPLLWELFLQAGPVVNTHMPKDRVTGQHQGYGFVEFLSEEDADYAIKIMNMIKLYGKPIRVNKASAHNKNLDVGANIFIGNLDPEIDEKLLYDTFSAFGVILQTPKIMRDPDTGNSKGYAFINFASFDASDAAIEAMNGQYLCNRPITVSYAFKKDSKGERHGSAAERLLAAQNPLSQADRPHQLFADAPPPPSAPNPVVSSLGSGLPPPGMPPPGSFPPPVPPPGALPPGIPPAMPPPPMPPGAGTHGPPSAGTPGAGHPGHGHSHPHPFPPGGMPHPGMSQMQLAHHGPHGLGHPHAGPPGSGGQPPPRPPPGMPHPGPPPMGMPPRGPPFGSPMGHPGPMPPHGMRGPPPLMPPHGYSGPPRPPPYGYQRGPLPPPRPSPRPPVPPRGPLRGPLPQ from the exons ATGGCGGCGGGGCCCATCTCCGAGAGGAACCAGG ATGCCACCGTGTACGTGGGGGGCCTGGACGAGAAGGTCAGCGAGCCGCTGCTCTGGGAGCTGTTCCTGCAGGCCGGGCCCGTGGTCAACACGCACATGCCCAAGGACAGGGTCACGGGCCAGCATCAAg GCTACGGCTTCGTGGAGTTCCTGAGCGAGGAGGACGCCGACTACGCCATCAAGATCATGAACATGATCAAGCTGTACGGGAAGCCCATCCGCGTGAACAAGGCCTCGGCGCACAACAAGAACCTGGACGTGGGCGCCAACATCTTCATCGGGAACCTGGACCCCGAGATCGACGAGAAGCTGCTCTACGACACCTTCAGCGCCTTCGGGGTGATCTTGCAGACCCCCAAGATCATGCGGGACCCCGACACCGGCAACTCCAAAGGCTACGCCTTCATCAATTTTGCTTCCTTCGACGCCTCGGACGCGGCCATCGAGGCCATGAACGGGCAGTACCTGTGCAACCGGCCCATCACCGTCTCGTACGCCTTCAAGAAGGACTCTAAGGGGGAGCGCCACGGCTCGGCCGCCGAGCGGCTCCTGGCCGCCCAGAACCCCCTGTCACAGGCCGATCGGCCGCACCAGCTCTTTGCCGacgccccacccccaccctctgcCCCCAACCCTGTGGTGTCTTCCTTGGGATCTGGGCTTCCTCCACCAG GCATGCCCCCACCAGGCTCATTCCCACCTCCAGTGCCACCTCCTGGAGCTCTTCCTCCAGGAATACCCCCAGCTATGCCTCCCCCACCTATGCCTCCTGGGGCAGGAACCCATGGCCCTCCATCAGCAGGAACCCCTGGGGCTGGACATCCTGGACATGGACACTCACATCCTCATCCATTCCCACCAGGTGGGATGCCTCATCCGG gtATGTCTCAGATGCAGCTCGCCCACCATGGTCCCCATGGCTTGGGACACCCCCATGCAGGACCCCCAGGTTCAGGGGGACAGCCTCCTCCACGACCACCACCAGGAATGCCACATCCTGGCCCCCCTCCAATGGGAATGCCACCCCGAGGACCCCCTTTTGGATCTCCCATGG GTCACCCAGGTCCTATGCCTCCCCATGGTATGCGAGGACCTCCTCCGTTAATGCCTCCCCATGGATACAGCGGTCCCCCTCGACCTCCACCCTATGGCTACCAAAGAGGACCTCTTCCTCCGCCTCGGCCTTCTCCACGTCCCCCAGTTCCCCCTCGTGGTCCACTTCGGGGTCCTCTTCCTCAATAG